Sequence from the Pseudomonas sp. LS.1a genome:
GGACCCGGGTTTCGACTATGCCAAGGCGTTCAAGAGCCTCGACTTCCAGGCCCTGAAGAAAGACCTGACCGCCTTGATGACCGACTCCCAGGACTGGTGGCCCGCCGACTTCGGCCACTACGGCCCGCTGTTCATCCGCATGGCCTGGCACAGCGCCGGGACCTACCGTATCGGCGATGGCCGGGGTGGTGCAGGCTCTGGCCAGCAGCGCTTCGCCCCACTCAACAGCTGGCCGGACAACGTCAGCCTGGACAAGGCCCGGCGCCTGCTGTGGCCGATCAAGCAGAAGTACGGCAACAAGATCTCCTGGGCCGACCTGATCGTGCTCACCGGCAACGTCGCACTCGAATCCATGGGCTTCAAGACCTTCGGCTTTTCCGGCGGGCGTGCCGATGTGTGGGAGCCGGACGAAGATGTGTACTGGGGTTCGGAAAAGGTCTGGCTGGGCGGTGACACCCGCTACGGCAAGGCCCAGCCGCCCGGCCAGGGCGACCTGGTGGCGGAGCCGGCCAAGCGTCCGGAGGAGCAAAGCCGGACCTTGCAGGGCGAGCGCAACCTGGAGAACCCGCTGGCTGCCGTGCAGATGGGCCTGATCTACGTGAACCCGGAAGGCCCGGAAGGTATCCCCGACCCGGTGGCTTCGGGCAAGGATATCCGTGACACCTTCGGCCGCATGGCGATGAACGATGAAGAAACCGTGGCGCTGATCGCTGGCGGCCACGCCTTCGGCAAGACCCACGGTGCCGGCCCTGCCGACAACGTCGGTCCCGAACCGGAAGCCGCAGGCCTGGAACTGCAGGGGCTGGGTTGGGCCAACAAGTTCGGCAGCGGCAAGGGTGGCGATACCATCACCAGTGGCCTGGAAGTGACCTGGACTTCGACCCCCACCCGGTGGAGCAACGAGTACCTCAATAACCTGTTCAACTTCGACTGGGAACTGACCAAGAGCCCGGCCGGTGCCCACCAGTGGCGGCCGAAAGAGGGCAAAGGGGCAGGCACCGTGCCGGATGCCCACGACCCGGCCAAGCGCCATGCGCCATCCATGCTCACGTCCGACCTGGCGCTGCGCTTCGACCCGATCTACGAGCCGATCGCCCGTCGCTTCAAGGACAACCCTGATCAGCTGGCCGACGCGTTCGCCCGTGCCTGGTACAAGCTGATCCACCGCGACATGGGCCCGCTGGCGCGCTACCTGGGCCCGGAAATGCCCAACGAAGAGTTGCTGTGGCAAGACCCGATCCCGAAAGTCGACCACCCGTTGGTGGGCGAGCAGGACATTGCCGCGCTCAAGGCCAAGGTGCTGGCGTCGGGCCTGAGCGTTGGCGAGCTGGTGGCCACTGCCTGGGCGGCGGCGTCGACCTTCCGCGGTTCGGACAAGCGTGGCGGGGCCAACGGTGGTCGCCTGCGCCTGGCGCCGCAGAAGGACTGGCCGGCGAACCAGGGCACGGGCAAGGTGCTGGCGGCCCTGGAGAAGATCCAGGCCGAGTTCAATGCCGGTGGCAAGAAAATCTCCCTGGCCGACCTGATCGTTCTCGCCGGCGCCGCCGCAGTGGAAAAGGCTGCCAAGGACGCCGGGCACGACGTCAGCGTGGCGTTCCGCCCGGGGCGTACCGATGCCTCTCAGGCGCAGACCGACGTCGAGTCGTTCGCCGTGCTGGAGCCGCTGGCCGATGGCTTCCGCAACTTCACCAAGGCCCGCTACAGCGTCAAGGCCGAGAAGCTGCTGCTGGACAAGGCCCAGTTGTTGACCCTCACCGCGCCTGAAATGACCGTGCTGATCGGCGGCCTGCGTGTGCTCGGCGCCAACCATGGCGGCAGCCAGCAGGGCGTGTTCACCGACAAGGTCGGTACCCTGAGCAACGACTTCTTCCGCAACCTGCTGGACATGGGCGTGGAATGGAAGCCGACCTCGGCGGATAACGAAACCTTCGAAGGCCGCGACCGCAAGACCGGGCAGGTGAAGTGGACCGGTAGCCGGGTTGACCTGGTGTTCGGTTCCCATGCCCAGTTGCGGGCGTTGAGCGAGGTGTATGGCAGCGCTGATGGCGCTGGCAAGTTCGTGCGGGACTTTGTGGCAGCCTGGCAGAAGGTAATGGAGCTGGACAGGTTTGATTTGAAGTAGCGGTGTTTTCGGGGGCGCTCTACCCAGGTACAGCGCAGGTTTTGAGTGCATGCTGTACCTGTGGTGGCAGCGCTCATTTACCATGGCGGCTGTTTTTAGCCATTGCCAAGGAAACCTGCCATGAGCGCCCCTCAGTTCCGCACCCCCACAACCGCCGACGCCGAACGTTGCTACGCCATCGAAATCGGTGCCTATGAAGGCGATGAGGCGGCCACGCTGGAGAAGATCCGTACCCGCATCGCGCAGTATCCGCAAGGCTTCCTGGTGTTGGAGAGCGCGGGCGAGATCGTCGGTTTCATCAACAGCGGCTGTGCCCACGACGTGGTGATGTCCGACGAGGCATTCAAGGAGCTGGTCGGGCATGACCCGGCAGCGCCAAACGTGGTGATCATGTCGGTGGTGGTGGACCCGGCGCACCAGGGCAAAGGCTACGCCAAGCGGTTGATGGATGAATTCATCGCCCGCATGAAGGCGGCGGGCAAGCTGACCATTCACCTGATGTGCAAGGAACAGCATGTGGCGTTGTACCAGAAGCTGGGGTATCAGTACGTGAGACCGTCGCCGTCGGACCACGGCGGTATGGCCTGGCATGAAATGGTCATGGTCCTCTGATTTCGCAAGATTGCCTGGCCCTTTGGGCTGCGCTGTCGCGTAGCGAATTGAATTCTGTGTGAGCCGGCTTGCCGGCGATGGGCCGCAAGGCGGCCCGAATGGCTGCTTATTCGCCGCTGACCAACTGGCGGGCCAGCTGGTTGTGACGCTCCAGCACCCGTGGCAGGTCGACCGTGGCCAGCTGGCCGTCCTTCACTACCACACGGCCATTGATGACGCTGGTGTGTACCTGGGTCGGGGTGCAGAACACCAATGCTGCCAGCGGGTCGTGGTGACCACCGGCATAGGCCACGTGGCCGAGGTCGAAGGCAACGAAGTCGGCCACCATGCCTGGGGCCAGGGCGCCGATGTCATTGCGGTTGAGCACCTTCGCGCCGCCGAGCGTTGCAATTTCCAGCGCCTCGCGTGCGGTCATCGCGTCGGGGCCGAAGCCCACCCGTTGCAGCAACAGGGCCTGGCGCACTTCACCGATCATGCTGGCGCCGTCGTTGGATGCCGAACCGTCGACCCCCAGGCCCACCGGGACTCCATGGTCGCGCATCTTGCGCACCGGGGCGATGCCCGAGGCCAGGCGCATGTTCGAGCAGGGGCAGTGGGCGACACCGGTGCCGGTGCGGGCGAACAGCTCGATGCCATGCTGGTCGAGCTGCACGCAGTGGGCGTGCCACACGTCGTGGCCGACCCAGCCGAGGTCTTCGGCATATTCGGCAGGGGTCATGCCGAATTTTTCG
This genomic interval carries:
- a CDS encoding GNAT family N-acetyltransferase; translated protein: MSAPQFRTPTTADAERCYAIEIGAYEGDEAATLEKIRTRIAQYPQGFLVLESAGEIVGFINSGCAHDVVMSDEAFKELVGHDPAAPNVVIMSVVVDPAHQGKGYAKRLMDEFIARMKAAGKLTIHLMCKEQHVALYQKLGYQYVRPSPSDHGGMAWHEMVMVL
- the katG gene encoding catalase/peroxidase HPI gives rise to the protein MSNESKCPFHQTAGGGTTNRDWWPDQLNLRILHQHSSKSDPMDPGFDYAKAFKSLDFQALKKDLTALMTDSQDWWPADFGHYGPLFIRMAWHSAGTYRIGDGRGGAGSGQQRFAPLNSWPDNVSLDKARRLLWPIKQKYGNKISWADLIVLTGNVALESMGFKTFGFSGGRADVWEPDEDVYWGSEKVWLGGDTRYGKAQPPGQGDLVAEPAKRPEEQSRTLQGERNLENPLAAVQMGLIYVNPEGPEGIPDPVASGKDIRDTFGRMAMNDEETVALIAGGHAFGKTHGAGPADNVGPEPEAAGLELQGLGWANKFGSGKGGDTITSGLEVTWTSTPTRWSNEYLNNLFNFDWELTKSPAGAHQWRPKEGKGAGTVPDAHDPAKRHAPSMLTSDLALRFDPIYEPIARRFKDNPDQLADAFARAWYKLIHRDMGPLARYLGPEMPNEELLWQDPIPKVDHPLVGEQDIAALKAKVLASGLSVGELVATAWAAASTFRGSDKRGGANGGRLRLAPQKDWPANQGTGKVLAALEKIQAEFNAGGKKISLADLIVLAGAAAVEKAAKDAGHDVSVAFRPGRTDASQAQTDVESFAVLEPLADGFRNFTKARYSVKAEKLLLDKAQLLTLTAPEMTVLIGGLRVLGANHGGSQQGVFTDKVGTLSNDFFRNLLDMGVEWKPTSADNETFEGRDRKTGQVKWTGSRVDLVFGSHAQLRALSEVYGSADGAGKFVRDFVAAWQKVMELDRFDLK